Within the Maribacter sp. BPC-D8 genome, the region ATTTTCTTTAAGTGTTCTTGTCTTAAAATCGATATTTACCAAGGCATCTAATTCGTTTAAAACGATATCGATGTTGTCAGTACCAATTCCAGTAGAAATCACTGAAATGCGCTTACCGTTCAAATGACCGGTATGTGTATGAAATTCACGCTTGCCTTTTTTAACCTCAATAGTATCAAAATGTTTAGATACCTGATGCACCCTATCTGGGTCGCCAACGGTTATAATGGTGGTTGCAATATCTTCTGGTAATAAATTAAGGTGGTAGATGCTACCATCTTCGTTGATGATAAGCTCAGCAGGCTTTAGTTGCATGCTATAATTTTAATATTCGGTTCGTACTAGTGTTGTAAAGGAAATTGTACTTTAAAGCACCACCTAAATACACATCGTTGTCTTGAATGCAAGAATAATAACTTGTTTGACCATCTAAAATCTCTTTGCCTTTTTTAGAGAGGCGAACAGGGTTTAGACTGGTAATTAATGGTTTTAACCTCGTTAAAGCACGGTCATATTGTGTATTAGAAAAACCTAAGTTGCCTTGATTTTTAAGTAAAACATCTATGTATTCCGTTTTTGACTTCGGTTTCCTATCAATTGCAAGCTGTAAAATGGTATTTTCCATTTCATTTAAGCCGTTGTTGATACTAGGAAAACGTTTTAGATGCGATTTTACGGCATCACCAAGATAATCGAATTGGTAATCGTTAAAATCGGTAAGGTTTTCTAATCGAATCGGATTATTGCTACAGTATAATTGCCAAACATAATCAGCATACTCAGTATCGTCTTGTGTTAATATCTTTTTATTCCTGTATAAACCTAATAATTGGTCATCGGTAAGCTCATTAAGGCTGTACATTTTATCGGTACCGTCTTCTTTGCCACTGCACACTAAAGATATTTGAGCATATTTTCTGTGTGTTAATAGCCAGCTAATAACAGCAAGCATATTTACCTGACAAAAAAGATCATACTCGAACCAAAGAACGATATGATCTTGTTGTTTGTGGTTACAAAGAGACCTATATTCTTTAAGGGTCTTTTCAATAAACCACGATTTTGAAACTTTATAGTTTTTATGGAGAAACTCAAAACGAGCTTTCCAAAAGGTTTCTGAACCAACATTAGGTAGTGTTTGTCCTTCACATAGCATTTCGCGCCAAGTGATGACATCGCCATCTAAGTTTAATTTTTGAAGACGTTCGGTGAAAACATCTCCATTGGTTATGTGCAAGAGAGAACTCATACCAGGTTTGATTTTAGTTTGATTAGATTAAAAATAATACTAATAACAACGTTATAAAATTATTTAACAGAAAACAAATGGAACTTTCAAGGTAGTGTTTTTTACTAAATTATCCACCTACACGTTTAACAGAGAAGCCTTTATCTTTCAATATTGCCATGATTTTATCTCTATAGTCTCCTTGAATAATAATTTTGCCTTCTTTAAAACTACCGCCAACACTCAATTTTGTCTTTAATTCTTTGGCTAATTTCTTAAAATCTTCATCGGCACCAGTGTATCCTTCTAAAATGGTAATTGGTTTACCTTTT harbors:
- a CDS encoding DUF1835 domain-containing protein translates to MSSLLHITNGDVFTERLQKLNLDGDVITWREMLCEGQTLPNVGSETFWKARFEFLHKNYKVSKSWFIEKTLKEYRSLCNHKQQDHIVLWFEYDLFCQVNMLAVISWLLTHRKYAQISLVCSGKEDGTDKMYSLNELTDDQLLGLYRNKKILTQDDTEYADYVWQLYCSNNPIRLENLTDFNDYQFDYLGDAVKSHLKRFPSINNGLNEMENTILQLAIDRKPKSKTEYIDVLLKNQGNLGFSNTQYDRALTRLKPLITSLNPVRLSKKGKEILDGQTSYYSCIQDNDVYLGGALKYNFLYNTSTNRILKL
- a CDS encoding translation initiation factor, which gives rise to MDLKDQLKNLFPEHQPEETPVEKKADNPIWLQDDPIICKYEKRKGKPITILEGYTGADEDFKKLAKELKTKLSVGGSFKEGKIIIQGDYRDKIMAILKDKGFSVKRVGG